One genomic segment of Gammaproteobacteria bacterium includes these proteins:
- a CDS encoding PhoH family protein yields the protein MSKSRKTESIELTPIDNRRLADLCGQFDQNLRQIERYLGVEISNRGHTFHIIGPPKPVALAKIVIEKIYAETQKPGINNSQIYLILQSETNQVEHPLQKTNHDVAIQTGERSIQPRSQNQYIYVDNILNHDINFGIGPSGTGKTYLAVAAAVAALESDKVRRIVLVRPAVEAGEKLGFLPGDMAEKVDPYLRPLYDALYEMLGTERTLKFIEHNIIEIAPLAFMRGRSLNDAFIILDESQNTTKEQMKMFLTRIGFGSKVVVTGDITQVDLPKDTESGLRHVIKVLKDIDEISFTFFQAHDVVRHPLVQQVVNAYEKFDGKLHD from the coding sequence TTGAGCAAATCGCGCAAAACAGAAAGTATTGAACTTACACCCATCGACAATCGGCGTTTAGCTGATTTGTGTGGACAGTTCGACCAGAACTTAAGACAAATTGAACGCTATCTCGGCGTAGAGATTAGTAATCGCGGACACACCTTTCATATAATCGGACCTCCGAAGCCTGTGGCTTTAGCTAAAATAGTGATAGAAAAAATCTACGCTGAAACTCAAAAACCGGGCATTAATAATTCACAAATTTATCTTATTCTTCAAAGTGAAACGAATCAAGTTGAACACCCACTTCAAAAAACGAATCATGATGTAGCGATTCAAACCGGTGAACGCAGTATTCAACCACGCAGTCAAAATCAGTACATCTATGTCGATAATATTTTAAATCATGACATTAATTTTGGAATAGGACCATCGGGTACAGGTAAAACCTATTTAGCTGTGGCAGCGGCAGTCGCTGCACTCGAGAGCGATAAAGTTCGAAGAATTGTACTCGTTCGCCCTGCAGTAGAAGCCGGTGAAAAACTAGGCTTTTTACCTGGTGATATGGCAGAAAAAGTGGATCCGTATTTACGACCTCTTTATGATGCACTTTACGAAATGTTGGGTACAGAACGCACTTTAAAATTTATTGAACATAATATTATTGAAATTGCTCCCTTAGCTTTTATGCGTGGACGCAGCCTCAACGACGCATTTATTATTTTAGATGAAAGCCAAAATACCACCAAGGAGCAAATGAAAATGTTCCTCACTCGAATTGGTTTTGGATCAAAAGTGGTAGTCACTGGCGATATCACTCAAGTTGATTTACCCAAAGATACCGAATCAGGTTTGAGACACGTAATCAAAGTATTAAAAGATATCGATGAAATTTCATTTACATTTTTCCAAGCTCATGATGTTGTTCGCCATCCTTTAGTACAACAAGTTGTAAATGCTTATGAAAAATTTGATGGAAAACTCCATGATTGA
- a CDS encoding TraI domain-containing protein, producing the protein MSSLSSDLSELFSNKKITAPDYTAQSLFTVRNADQLLVDPTRSSYLKKIKELVAMPDEHFEVLYTKLVDNFVEFAQILPIQYREHLSGIMQEGLRHALISLQVLFETSPTKPQPIYIYAVFSMALLADLVKVIATQKVMVSDENGIYIDEWCPFSGSLVEQGAQFYKIREYGGYREAFLNSANPLLAQRVMPELGLRWLASHPRIFDMWIAVLTGHEDWAGDLGLLKKLLRKYLSDKEKEMQFWLENIPMDFTVPEEVAIGEKFLEWLKDGLENETISVNEKDSFVHILDDGVFIETPDVYDAFNHVYSSYRDFIVLQKQFNYLGISKLSGYDFKFEQFFALRGDAAARLGFLTHHNNDLKAANIAADAASKLAGEMQGQVKVSDMKGQLLSQPASTSKKSLQGLLVSDPAILYGAGSVPAASKLMKDVSVSYMQDKQLPKLENKQPNQQQTPQATVSVTPPINRSRR; encoded by the coding sequence ATGAGTTCTTTGAGTTCAGATTTATCTGAGTTATTTAGTAATAAAAAAATTACTGCACCTGACTATACCGCTCAAAGCCTATTCACTGTTCGTAATGCTGATCAACTGCTGGTTGACCCTACACGAAGTTCTTATTTAAAAAAAATCAAAGAACTTGTCGCTATGCCTGATGAGCATTTTGAAGTTCTGTACACAAAGCTCGTGGATAATTTTGTTGAGTTTGCTCAAATACTCCCCATCCAATATCGAGAACATCTTTCTGGCATTATGCAAGAAGGATTACGTCATGCACTGATAAGCTTACAAGTATTATTTGAAACATCACCTACCAAGCCTCAACCTATTTATATTTATGCCGTTTTTAGTATGGCGTTATTAGCTGACTTGGTAAAAGTAATCGCCACTCAAAAAGTGATGGTCTCGGATGAAAATGGAATTTACATTGATGAGTGGTGTCCGTTTTCTGGATCGTTAGTAGAGCAGGGCGCTCAATTTTATAAAATTCGTGAATACGGTGGTTATCGTGAAGCATTTTTAAATTCTGCAAATCCGTTACTCGCACAACGTGTAATGCCGGAATTAGGATTACGTTGGTTAGCTTCTCATCCTCGCATTTTTGATATGTGGATTGCAGTATTAACAGGCCATGAAGATTGGGCTGGTGATTTAGGTTTACTGAAAAAATTATTGAGAAAATATTTATCTGATAAAGAAAAGGAAATGCAGTTTTGGCTAGAAAATATTCCGATGGATTTTACGGTTCCCGAAGAAGTCGCGATCGGTGAGAAATTTTTAGAATGGTTGAAGGATGGGCTAGAAAACGAAACGATTTCTGTTAATGAAAAAGATTCCTTTGTTCATATTTTAGATGATGGCGTGTTCATTGAAACACCTGATGTTTACGATGCTTTTAATCATGTTTATTCGAGTTATAGAGATTTTATTGTATTACAAAAACAATTTAATTATCTTGGAATTTCTAAATTAAGTGGTTACGATTTTAAGTTCGAACAATTTTTTGCCCTTCGAGGTGATGCTGCTGCTAGACTAGGATTTTTAACGCATCATAATAATGATTTGAAAGCAGCGAATATTGCTGCTGATGCTGCTTCAAAATTAGCAGGTGAGATGCAAGGTCAAGTGAAAGTCAGTGATATGAAAGGACAGCTTTTAAGTCAACCGGCATCTACATCGAAAAAATCGCTACAAGGTCTTCTTGTTTCTGATCCTGCTATTCTTTACGGCGCTGGCAGTGTTCCAGCAGCGAGTAAACTCATGAAAGACGTTTCTGTTAGTTATATGCAAGATAAGCAATTACCAAAATTGGAAAACAAACAACCTAATCAGCAACAAACCCCTCAAGCCACCGTGTCCGTTACCCCACCAATCAATCGATCTCGACGATAA
- a CDS encoding CBS domain-containing protein: MSSMSAKTSRIKKWIERLRHLITHEPQNRQELVEILQNAETHHILDHESLRMMEGVLQVSKMKVRDIMIPRSQMITIDSNITFDQILPIAEENQHSRYPIIGENRDEILGILLIKDILPFFKKPADFKLSQILRPVIFIPESKRLNILLNDFRINHNHMAIVVDEYGGISGLVTIEDVLEEIVGEIEDESDMDEFNTQIKKLGDRHFTVKALTSIEDFNSYFKTQFSEEEFDTIGGLVMNRFGHLPKRGESIVIDNLRIKILHADNRRIRLLKVNVH, translated from the coding sequence ATGAGTAGTATGAGCGCAAAGACTTCACGAATAAAAAAATGGATTGAAAGACTTCGACATCTTATTACTCATGAACCTCAGAATCGTCAAGAATTAGTCGAAATTTTACAAAATGCTGAGACTCACCACATACTCGATCATGAATCTTTACGAATGATGGAAGGCGTTTTACAAGTGTCGAAAATGAAAGTACGAGATATCATGATACCTCGGAGTCAGATGATCACTATCGATAGTAATATTACCTTTGACCAAATTCTGCCCATTGCCGAAGAAAATCAACATTCTCGTTATCCTATTATCGGCGAAAATCGTGATGAGATTCTTGGAATATTATTGATCAAAGATATTCTACCCTTTTTCAAAAAACCTGCCGATTTTAAACTTTCACAAATTCTGCGACCCGTTATTTTTATTCCAGAAAGCAAACGATTAAATATCTTATTGAATGATTTTCGTATCAATCATAATCATATGGCCATAGTCGTTGACGAATATGGTGGCATTTCTGGATTAGTGACTATTGAAGACGTTCTCGAAGAAATTGTAGGTGAAATTGAAGATGAATCTGATATGGATGAGTTTAATACGCAAATAAAAAAATTAGGTGATCGTCATTTTACAGTAAAAGCACTAACTTCAATAGAAGATTTCAACTCCTATTTCAAAACTCAATTTTCTGAAGAAGAATTCGATACCATCGGCGGCCTCGTGATGAATCGTTTTGGTCACTTACCCAAACGTGGTGAATCCATTGTGATCGATAATCTTAGAATTAAAATTCTTCATGCTGATAATCGGCGAATTCGCCTGTTGAAGGTTAATGTTCATTAG
- the leuS gene encoding leucine--tRNA ligase — MDTSYEPKALESSAQAYWDEHHTFEAKEDLNTEKFYCLSMLPYPSGELHMGHVRNYTIGDVISRYQRMQGKNVLQPMSWDAFGLPAENAALQNKLAPSSWTRQNIADMSEQLKKLGFAIDWKREYATCDPDYYQWEQWLFIRMYKKGLAYQKEAEVNWDPVDLTVLANEQVVDGLGWRSGAPVERRKIRQWFLKITDYADELLDNLDSLAGWPEQVRTMQRNWIGRSEGVEIDFSLVNRDDKLTVYTTRPDTLFGVTYVAIAPDHPLAQEAAKDNAAITTFLEECKHLKVAEAEMATLQKKGVPTNFKVINPINDEQIPIWIANYVLMEYGSGAVMAVPAHDERDFHFATYYKLPLRPVIKSDEKSWDYSENAFTTTGTLIDSGEFTGLHSTDALIAIAKRLVEKKCGRIKTHYRLRDWGISRQRYWGAPIPMIYCSHCGIVPVPEKDLPVILPTGIVLQNPGSPLATLDNFINVQCPECGSQAKRETDTFDTFMESSWYYARDSCPNQTKAMLDDRAKYWTPVDQYIGGVEHAIMHLLYARFIHKVLRDENLLNSDEPFTHLLTQGMVLKDGSKMSKSKGNTVSPKAYIEKYGADTIRLFILFASPPEQSLEWSDAGVEGAHRFIKRVWTYCQEVADPVRIANENDPREFDWTHVGEDIRSTRRKMHLILQQANYDMERLQFNTVVSATMKLFNMLLELKPSDTLNTALIREGVGKLLRLLAPITPHFTHHLWQQLGFGDNIANARWPRVNNKAIKAETFTLVVQVNGKRRAEISVPIDSESSFIETSALNHDKVKESIGNQIPKKIIVVPGRLVNIVV; from the coding sequence ATGGATACGAGTTACGAGCCTAAAGCCTTAGAGTCCAGTGCGCAAGCTTACTGGGATGAACATCACACATTCGAAGCTAAAGAAGACCTCAACACAGAAAAATTTTATTGTCTTTCCATGCTCCCCTACCCCAGTGGTGAACTCCACATGGGGCACGTCCGAAACTACACCATCGGTGATGTCATCAGCCGATATCAGCGAATGCAGGGGAAAAACGTCCTACAACCGATGAGTTGGGATGCTTTTGGTTTACCCGCTGAAAACGCTGCGTTGCAAAATAAATTAGCCCCTTCTAGTTGGACTCGACAAAATATTGCTGATATGTCTGAACAATTAAAAAAATTAGGATTTGCAATTGATTGGAAACGCGAATACGCCACGTGTGATCCTGATTATTATCAGTGGGAACAATGGCTATTTATTCGCATGTATAAAAAAGGTCTCGCCTATCAAAAAGAAGCGGAAGTTAATTGGGATCCTGTCGATCTTACGGTTTTAGCAAACGAACAAGTGGTTGATGGTCTTGGATGGCGCTCAGGTGCACCTGTTGAACGACGAAAAATACGACAGTGGTTTTTGAAAATTACAGACTACGCTGATGAATTGCTCGATAATCTTGATTCATTAGCGGGCTGGCCTGAACAGGTTCGAACGATGCAACGTAATTGGATCGGTCGATCTGAAGGTGTAGAAATTGATTTTTCACTCGTCAATCGTGATGATAAACTCACGGTGTATACAACACGACCCGATACATTATTTGGCGTAACGTATGTTGCAATAGCTCCTGATCATCCCTTGGCTCAAGAAGCAGCAAAAGATAATGCCGCTATAACGACTTTCCTTGAAGAGTGCAAGCATCTCAAAGTTGCTGAAGCTGAAATGGCTACTCTTCAGAAAAAAGGTGTCCCCACTAATTTTAAAGTGATTAATCCGATCAATGACGAACAAATCCCTATTTGGATTGCCAATTACGTTTTGATGGAATACGGCTCTGGTGCCGTAATGGCAGTACCCGCTCACGATGAACGCGATTTTCATTTTGCAACCTACTACAAACTTCCATTACGCCCTGTCATTAAATCCGATGAAAAATCCTGGGATTATTCAGAGAATGCTTTTACAACAACAGGTACGCTCATCGATAGTGGCGAATTTACAGGATTGCATTCGACCGACGCACTCATTGCAATTGCAAAACGTCTCGTAGAAAAAAAATGCGGACGTATAAAAACTCATTATCGACTTCGTGACTGGGGAATCTCAAGACAACGTTACTGGGGTGCACCTATCCCGATGATTTATTGCTCACATTGCGGCATTGTTCCTGTTCCAGAAAAAGATTTGCCTGTTATTTTGCCTACGGGTATTGTTTTACAAAATCCCGGCTCACCGCTTGCGACACTGGATAATTTTATCAATGTGCAATGCCCTGAGTGTGGGAGTCAAGCTAAACGCGAAACAGATACTTTCGATACATTCATGGAATCTTCCTGGTATTACGCGCGTGATTCTTGCCCTAATCAAACAAAAGCAATGTTAGATGATAGAGCAAAATATTGGACACCCGTTGATCAGTATATAGGTGGGGTTGAACACGCAATAATGCACCTGCTCTATGCTCGTTTTATTCATAAAGTATTACGTGACGAAAACTTGCTCAATTCTGATGAGCCCTTCACACACTTATTAACTCAAGGAATGGTATTAAAAGATGGCAGTAAAATGTCTAAATCTAAAGGCAATACCGTTTCTCCTAAAGCCTATATAGAAAAATACGGCGCTGATACTATTCGATTATTTATTCTATTTGCCTCCCCTCCGGAACAATCACTTGAATGGTCTGATGCTGGTGTTGAAGGAGCCCATCGATTTATTAAACGTGTTTGGACCTACTGCCAAGAGGTTGCAGACCCCGTGCGGATAGCCAATGAAAATGATCCAAGAGAATTTGATTGGACTCACGTTGGTGAGGATATTCGCTCAACTCGACGAAAAATGCATTTAATTTTGCAGCAAGCCAATTATGATATGGAACGATTGCAATTTAATACGGTAGTTTCTGCAACAATGAAACTTTTTAATATGCTACTCGAATTAAAACCTTCTGATACACTCAATACTGCATTAATTCGTGAAGGCGTGGGTAAATTATTGCGACTTTTAGCCCCTATTACTCCCCATTTTACTCATCATTTGTGGCAACAGCTTGGGTTTGGTGACAACATTGCCAATGCGCGATGGCCTCGCGTCAATAATAAAGCAATTAAAGCAGAAACCTTCACTTTAGTGGTTCAGGTCAATGGTAAACGCCGAGCAGAAATTTCTGTCCCGATTGACAGTGAATCTTCCTTTATTGAAACTAGCGCGCTCAATCATGATAAAGTCAAAGAATCGATCGGTAATCAAATACCTAAAAAAATTATTGTGGTTCCTGGGCGTCTTGTGAATATAGTAGTATAA
- the ybeY gene encoding rRNA maturation RNase YbeY has protein sequence MIDFSLHIATNHTKIPSEDDFTRWISAVLLPDHADAEIAIRVVDEEESAELNQLYRDKKGPTNVLSFTLDSDPLVGDIAICAPVVKKEAESTNIDETAHWAHLTVHACYHLLGYDHLTESDAAIMEKLEINSLKSLGFENPYGDE, from the coding sequence ATGATTGATTTCAGTTTACACATAGCTACAAACCATACTAAAATTCCATCAGAAGACGATTTTACTCGGTGGATTTCTGCGGTTTTATTACCCGATCATGCTGATGCAGAAATTGCGATTCGTGTTGTGGATGAAGAAGAATCCGCGGAATTAAATCAACTATACCGAGATAAAAAAGGACCCACCAACGTATTATCTTTTACATTAGACTCTGATCCACTTGTAGGTGATATCGCGATTTGCGCTCCGGTAGTGAAAAAAGAAGCAGAATCTACTAATATCGATGAAACTGCGCATTGGGCCCATTTAACCGTTCATGCATGCTATCACTTATTAGGCTATGACCATTTAACGGAGTCTGATGCTGCTATTATGGAAAAACTTGAGATTAACAGCTTGAAATCGTTGGGATTCGAAAACCCCTACGGAGATGAGTAG
- a CDS encoding ankyrin repeat domain-containing protein — MRVLKTEKQPTSFDDFYQDGLCSLFRFFTPTQLRTIAPVCRTWRRTVFERALPDNYFESLPVKLRDAEIFNKHPLNKARLMQSLAFEAGSSEGSFIELMTEPWELGAFNGLYDACAELLGENLLTQKRIDGATVMHLAAMGGQIDLLAKLSEDNKDILLCKDMQGNTLLDYASFFGQVECMAWLLENTSLRLDTANGIGFVCIDTFVNVKIPRLLILKLAFLLTNNYNNNALIDHLTSEQQEHIILTTKAYIASKTRSQEELAQINIHIKSSHNMMKY, encoded by the coding sequence ATGAGAGTTCTAAAAACTGAAAAGCAGCCCACTTCCTTCGATGATTTTTATCAAGATGGCCTTTGTTCACTATTTCGTTTTTTCACGCCAACTCAACTACGAACAATCGCTCCAGTATGCCGCACTTGGCGAAGAACAGTTTTTGAAAGAGCCTTACCTGATAACTACTTTGAAAGTCTTCCTGTCAAACTACGTGACGCAGAAATATTCAATAAACATCCTTTAAATAAAGCGCGATTAATGCAATCCTTGGCTTTCGAAGCAGGTAGCTCAGAGGGTTCATTCATTGAGCTCATGACAGAACCTTGGGAATTAGGAGCATTTAATGGTCTATACGATGCATGCGCAGAATTATTAGGTGAAAATCTTTTAACTCAAAAAAGAATAGATGGGGCTACTGTTATGCACTTAGCTGCGATGGGTGGTCAAATAGATTTGCTTGCGAAACTTAGTGAAGATAATAAAGACATTCTCCTTTGTAAAGATATGCAAGGAAATACTCTTCTTGATTATGCAAGTTTTTTTGGACAAGTAGAATGTATGGCATGGCTACTAGAAAATACGTCATTAAGACTAGACACAGCAAATGGCATTGGCTTTGTATGCATTGATACCTTTGTTAATGTAAAAATTCCAAGACTCTTGATCTTGAAACTTGCCTTTTTACTGACTAATAATTACAACAATAACGCTTTAATTGATCACCTCACCTCAGAACAACAAGAACATATTATTCTAACAACAAAAGCCTATATTGCTTCAAAAACCCGATCTCAAGAAGAGTTAGCACAAATAAACATTCACATCAAGTCATCTCATAACATGATGAAATATTGA
- the lnt gene encoding apolipoprotein N-acyltransferase, translating into MLIKSGKLSHTEDLLLQHYSKVFIGLIAVAAGMLTTLAYAPYSLWPLAFVGPAILLLLWQNASPKRALLTGLMYGIGLFGTGTWWIFISMHQFGHMETPLAILATILVVFYESLFPAVQGYLFSRWCKNASIFGPMIFFPSSWVLLEWLRSSLFTGWHWLVLGYTQIDSPLGGYAPIFGTYGISFLMMLTVGIFVWGLTTIFSKSEITPSMIKWRLLLKIIFIAVLWINGALLSMVSFTETNGKAITVSMIQGNIPQELKWQPDQLTNIVEKYHVETQRHWTSDLIIWPEGAIPALSTVAEPFLDSLAKDALKHHSSVMLGIPVAEGEYFYNAVLLIGESNGHYYKRHLVPFGEYVPLKKWVNPLLVSLNIPMSDFSSGPKHQPLLTVKNIPIATYVCYEIVEPDEVRRTLDNAELIVTITDDSWFDDSIASDQHLQMARMRSLENGLPQLFLSSRGESAIINSRGKITHSLPEHQEGVITATVSTVHGQTPWRKFGSYIILTLAFLAVLFSLLRSKRKS; encoded by the coding sequence ATGTTAATCAAATCTGGTAAACTCAGTCACACGGAGGATCTACTCTTGCAGCACTATTCAAAAGTTTTTATTGGGCTCATTGCTGTCGCAGCGGGAATGCTGACGACCTTAGCTTACGCGCCCTACTCGCTTTGGCCATTAGCCTTTGTCGGCCCGGCCATCCTTCTATTGCTTTGGCAAAATGCCTCCCCTAAAAGAGCCTTATTGACAGGCTTGATGTACGGCATAGGGCTATTTGGAACAGGAACGTGGTGGATTTTTATCAGTATGCACCAGTTTGGGCATATGGAAACGCCCTTAGCAATTCTTGCAACAATTCTTGTTGTATTTTACGAGTCTCTTTTTCCGGCAGTACAAGGTTATTTATTTTCGCGTTGGTGCAAAAACGCCAGTATTTTTGGACCGATGATTTTCTTCCCCTCAAGTTGGGTATTATTGGAATGGCTGCGAAGTTCGTTATTTACTGGTTGGCATTGGTTAGTTTTGGGATACACACAAATTGATTCACCACTTGGCGGCTACGCACCCATTTTTGGTACGTACGGAATTTCTTTTTTGATGATGTTAACAGTAGGAATTTTTGTCTGGGGACTCACTACGATATTCTCAAAATCTGAAATTACTCCATCAATGATAAAATGGCGACTGCTATTAAAAATTATTTTCATTGCTGTTCTTTGGATTAATGGTGCACTGTTGTCGATGGTTTCTTTTACCGAAACTAACGGTAAGGCTATCACGGTCAGCATGATTCAAGGAAATATCCCCCAAGAATTAAAATGGCAACCCGATCAATTAACCAATATCGTTGAGAAGTATCATGTTGAAACTCAACGCCACTGGACTAGCGATTTAATTATTTGGCCAGAAGGCGCTATTCCTGCGCTATCTACAGTTGCTGAGCCATTTTTGGATTCCCTTGCTAAAGACGCGTTGAAACACCACAGCAGTGTAATGCTAGGAATTCCGGTCGCAGAAGGTGAATATTTCTATAATGCTGTGTTACTTATTGGTGAATCTAATGGGCATTACTATAAGCGACATTTGGTACCTTTTGGTGAGTATGTTCCGTTAAAAAAATGGGTCAATCCGTTATTAGTTTCTTTGAATATCCCTATGTCTGATTTTAGTTCAGGTCCGAAGCATCAACCGCTTCTAACGGTTAAGAATATTCCGATAGCAACGTATGTTTGTTACGAGATTGTTGAGCCTGACGAGGTTCGACGAACGCTGGATAATGCAGAATTGATTGTAACGATCACTGATGATAGTTGGTTTGATGATTCAATCGCTTCAGATCAGCATTTGCAGATGGCTCGTATGCGTTCTCTTGAAAATGGTTTGCCGCAATTATTTCTTTCCAGCCGAGGCGAATCGGCGATTATTAACAGTCGCGGAAAAATTACTCACTCTCTTCCCGAACATCAAGAAGGTGTTATCACTGCAACTGTTTCGACGGTTCACGGGCAAACGCCCTGGCGCAAATTCGGCAGCTATATTATTTTAACACTCGCCTTCCTCGCCGTTTTATTTTCGCTATTACGATCAAAAAGAAAATCTTAG